The Zingiber officinale cultivar Zhangliang chromosome 9A, Zo_v1.1, whole genome shotgun sequence genome window below encodes:
- the LOC122019438 gene encoding mannose-specific lectin-like has product MASLVMLSAALLLGLFLPSSMANNVLFGGDRLNTGESLREGNFKFTMMSDDCTLVLNDNDQTVWSSPTNGLGNNCFAQLQNNGNLVIRNDMTRLFGRATPPARRTTTSSSCRTTAASSSSAALYGPSPPVPTPPLPKAP; this is encoded by the coding sequence ATGGCTTCCCTTGTCATGCTCTCTGCTGCTCTCCTCCTCGGCCTCTTCCTGCCTTCCTCCATGGCCAACAACGTTCTCTTTGGCGGTGACAGGCTGAACACCGGCGAATCCCTCAGAGAAGGGAACTTTAAATTCACCATGATGTCCGACGACTGCACCCTGGTGCTGAACGACAACGACCAGACCGTGTGGTCCTCCCCCACCAACGGCCTAGGCAACAACTGCTTCGCCCAGTTGCAGAACAACGGCAACCTCGTCATCCGCAACGACATGACCAGGTTGTTTGGTCGAGCAACACCGCCGGCGAGGAGGACAACTACATCCTCGTCCTGCAGAACGACGGCAGCGTCGTCATCTTCGGCCGCTCTATATGGTCCATCCCCCCCGGTTCCAACACCGCCACTTCCAAAGGCGCCGTGA
- the LOC122019437 gene encoding mannose-specific lectin-like: protein MGRSDESTNILYGGYKLRTDESLNEGDYTFVMQSDCNLVLYANNNNQVMWSSETNNLGRRCFARMQTDGNLVIFDGINFNKIWDSNTRGPEGKYILVLQRDGHVVIYGSPIWTIPNDEPTNRKIAMLTKH, encoded by the coding sequence ATGGGCCGCAGCGATGAATCCACGAACATTCTCTATGGAGGTTACAAGCTGCGCACCGACGAATCCCTCAATGAAGGGGACTATACCTTCGTCATGCAGTCCGACTGCAACCTGGTGCTGTACGCCAACAACAACAACCAGGTCATGTGGTCCTCCGAAACCAACAACCTAGGTAGGAGGTGCTTCGCCCGCATGCAGACCGACGGCAACTTAGTCATCTTCGACGGTATTAACTTCAACAAAATTTGGGATAGCAACACCCGCGGCCCAGAGGGCAAGTACATCCTCGTCCTGCAGCGCGACGGCCACGTCGTTATCTACGGCAGCCCTATATGGACCATCCCCAACGATGAACCCACGAACAGGAAGATCGCCATGCTGACTAAACACTAG